The Ictalurus furcatus strain D&B chromosome 5, Billie_1.0, whole genome shotgun sequence genome includes a region encoding these proteins:
- the cep78 gene encoding centrosomal protein of 78 kDa isoform X1, with the protein MMQGSAQIRRRVAQDFEDCYESLCATRGSAPVAALRLGLNRGVLDFNGDTISFPDWAPILSALSINKQLHHVGVRSCYLASLGSQGSYKPSVRKKIPAIHSKSMTFQLCKAVQKCLGVSHSLKTLHLHGLPLRERDLDTLTKGLSKSVSLEHLSLAHCPIADDGLETICQSVKYSATIKTVDFTACNITWRGAEHLVNIIKNQAVRRHGTAWVETLRYRKAEFEAMGGLRRITLNENILIGDRGVTSLAQELTEDLWVKAVDLQRCGISNDGARVLENMLQSNTTLCVLDIRRNPLVDNELVKSVIKKVLVNSKGQDSQYLWLKPPGKDANDHSGQTARKSAGKPTYRIGSRRVSSATCGGRPPRPGSTGYIPWRTAARAKLQRGLPQSATTAHLSFQNASSIRVTLESESESECEENESVSQRLCALSARENIASSQFRRLQSDYRNLQEQLEECRLRLSEERNARLKATSRVVELELENSRLRSVNQSLSEAHISHSVLEDEQVLDSIEASFHKFHAFLDLLKDAGLGQLASVAGIEQSDFGLLNRPQLSSTHRRGHEDQASQQRKDSMAVTNNNLQKPSRLQSTTSSSAPSVVSKNSRHLHSPQEVILTPAALHSNPSPSPLDHPEALQMQQSVSPTHSNSNRESGSDKLRGSRGSKSGSSASSVLHSVHSKLSYSYREDFSEGKLSPALSSRSSSMSQFGSERLSVSEGLRSAGGLAGL; encoded by the exons ATGATGCAGGGGTCTGCTCAGATAAGACGGCGAGTGGCTCAGGACTTCGAAGATTGCTACGAGTCCTTGTGTGCGACTCGGGGCTCGGCTCCGGTTGCTGCGTTGAGGTTGGGTCTGAACCGAGGAGTTCTGGACTTTAACGGCGATACCATCAGTTTCCCGGACTGGGCGCCTATACTGTCAGCATTATCCATCAACAAACAGCTGCACCATGTCGGTGTCAGAAGTTGCTATCTCGCCAGTCTGGGCTCTCAGG GTTCCTATAAGCCGTCCGTCAGGAAGAAGATTCCTGCTATCCATTCAAAGAGCATGACGTTTCAGCTTTGCAAAGCTGTGCAGAAATGCCTTGGTGTTTCACACAGTCTTAAAACGCTCCACTTGCACGGGCTGCCTCTGAGAGAGCGAGACCTTGACACACTCACTAAg GGTTTGTCCAAGAGTGTGTCATTGGAACATTTGTCTTTGGCACACTGTCCCATTGCAGACGATGGACTAGAGA CTATCTGTCAGAGTGTGAAGTATTCAGCAACCATTAAAACGGTGGATTTCACTGCCTGTAATATTACATGGCGAGGTGCAGAGCATTTGGTAAACATTATAAAG AACCAGGCAGTGAGGCGACACGGAACGGCGTGGGTGGAGACCTTGCGATACAGGAAGGCAGAGTTTGAGGCGATGGGCGGGCTTCGTAGGATCACACTTAATGAAAACATTCTAATCGGCGACAGAGGAGTGACATCCCTCGCTCAGGAGCTCACAGAGGACCTGTGGGTCAAAG CAGTGGACCTGCAGCGGTGTGGCATCTCTAACGATGGAGCTCGTGTTCTGGAAAACATGCTACAGTCCAACACCACTCTGTGTGTACTGGACATCCGGAGGAACCCCCTAGTGG ATAATGAGCTGGTGAAGTCTGTGATTAAGAAAGTGCTTGTGAACAGTAAAGGCCAGGACTCCCAG TATTTGTGGTTGAAGCCTCCAGGTAAAGATGCAAATGACCACTCGGGACAGACGGCCAGGAAAAGCGCAGGAAAACCTACTTACAGAATCG GCTCACGGCGAGTATCTTCAGCAACGTGTGGAGGGAGGCCTCCTCGACCTGGCAGTACTGGCTATATCCCATGGCGCACTGCAGCTCGGGCCAAACTTCAGAG GGGTCTCCCTCAGAGTGCAACAACAGCGCATCTGAGCTTTCAg AATGCCTCCTCCATTCGAGTCACATTGGAGTCAGAGAGCGAGTCGGAGTGtgaagaaaatgaaagtgtATCACAACGTTTGTGTGCACTGAGTGCTCGTGAGAACATTGCCAGCAGCCAGTTCAGACGTCTACAATCAGATTACAGGAATCTGCAG GAGCAGCTGGAGGAATGCAGGCTGAGGCTCAGCGAGGAGAGAAACGCAAGATTGAAAGCCACTTCTCGTGTTGTCGAG CTGGAGTTAGAGAACAGTCGCCTGCGCAGTGTGAATCAGTCTCTGTCAGAAGCTCACATCAGTCACTCTGTCTTGGAGGATGAACAAGTGCTGGACAGCATTGAGGCTTCCTTTCACAAATTCCATGCCTTCCTTGACCTGCTTAAAGATGCCGG GCTGGGTCAGTTGGCGTCCGTGGCCGGGATTGAGCAGTCAGACTTCGGGCTTCTGAATCGTCCTCAGCTCTCTTCTACACACCGAAGAGGACATGAAGACCAGGCCAGCCAGCAGAGGAAAGACAGCATGGCT GTAACAAACAACAACCTTCAAAAACCATCAAGACTTCAATCCACCACATCCTCCTCTGCACCTTCTGTGGTCTCCAAGAACTCTCGTCATCTCCACTCCCCACAGGAGGTGATCCTCACTCCAGCTGCACTCCACTCCAACCCCTCACCTTCTCCTTTGGACCATCCCGAAGCTCTTCAGATGCAGCAAAGTGTCTCTCCCACCCATTCAAACTCAAACAGGGAGTCTGGCTCTGATAAACTCCGAGGCAGCCGAGGCTCAAAATCAGGCAGTTCAGCCAGCAGTGTTCTTCatagtgttcacagtaaactcTCTTATTCTTACAGAGAGGACTTCTCAGAGGGGAAGCTCTCTCCGGCTCTGAGCTCCAGATCTTCCAGCATGTCTCAGTTTGGTTCTGAGAGACTCAGTGTCTCTGAGGGCCTGAGGAGTGCTGGTGGATTGGCTGGTCTCTAG
- the cep78 gene encoding centrosomal protein of 78 kDa isoform X2: MMQGSAQIRRRVAQDFEDCYESLCATRGSAPVAALRLGLNRGVLDFNGDTISFPDWAPILSALSINKQLHHVGVRSCYLASLGSQGSYKPSVRKKIPAIHSKSMTFQLCKAVQKCLGVSHSLKTLHLHGLPLRERDLDTLTKGLSKSVSLEHLSLAHCPIADDGLETICQSVKYSATIKTVDFTACNITWRGAEHLVNIIKNQAVRRHGTAWVETLRYRKAEFEAMGGLRRITLNENILIGDRGVTSLAQELTEDLWVKVDLQRCGISNDGARVLENMLQSNTTLCVLDIRRNPLVDNELVKSVIKKVLVNSKGQDSQYLWLKPPGKDANDHSGQTARKSAGKPTYRIGSRRVSSATCGGRPPRPGSTGYIPWRTAARAKLQRGLPQSATTAHLSFQNASSIRVTLESESESECEENESVSQRLCALSARENIASSQFRRLQSDYRNLQEQLEECRLRLSEERNARLKATSRVVELELENSRLRSVNQSLSEAHISHSVLEDEQVLDSIEASFHKFHAFLDLLKDAGLGQLASVAGIEQSDFGLLNRPQLSSTHRRGHEDQASQQRKDSMAVTNNNLQKPSRLQSTTSSSAPSVVSKNSRHLHSPQEVILTPAALHSNPSPSPLDHPEALQMQQSVSPTHSNSNRESGSDKLRGSRGSKSGSSASSVLHSVHSKLSYSYREDFSEGKLSPALSSRSSSMSQFGSERLSVSEGLRSAGGLAGL, from the exons ATGATGCAGGGGTCTGCTCAGATAAGACGGCGAGTGGCTCAGGACTTCGAAGATTGCTACGAGTCCTTGTGTGCGACTCGGGGCTCGGCTCCGGTTGCTGCGTTGAGGTTGGGTCTGAACCGAGGAGTTCTGGACTTTAACGGCGATACCATCAGTTTCCCGGACTGGGCGCCTATACTGTCAGCATTATCCATCAACAAACAGCTGCACCATGTCGGTGTCAGAAGTTGCTATCTCGCCAGTCTGGGCTCTCAGG GTTCCTATAAGCCGTCCGTCAGGAAGAAGATTCCTGCTATCCATTCAAAGAGCATGACGTTTCAGCTTTGCAAAGCTGTGCAGAAATGCCTTGGTGTTTCACACAGTCTTAAAACGCTCCACTTGCACGGGCTGCCTCTGAGAGAGCGAGACCTTGACACACTCACTAAg GGTTTGTCCAAGAGTGTGTCATTGGAACATTTGTCTTTGGCACACTGTCCCATTGCAGACGATGGACTAGAGA CTATCTGTCAGAGTGTGAAGTATTCAGCAACCATTAAAACGGTGGATTTCACTGCCTGTAATATTACATGGCGAGGTGCAGAGCATTTGGTAAACATTATAAAG AACCAGGCAGTGAGGCGACACGGAACGGCGTGGGTGGAGACCTTGCGATACAGGAAGGCAGAGTTTGAGGCGATGGGCGGGCTTCGTAGGATCACACTTAATGAAAACATTCTAATCGGCGACAGAGGAGTGACATCCCTCGCTCAGGAGCTCACAGAGGACCTGTGGGTCAAAG TGGACCTGCAGCGGTGTGGCATCTCTAACGATGGAGCTCGTGTTCTGGAAAACATGCTACAGTCCAACACCACTCTGTGTGTACTGGACATCCGGAGGAACCCCCTAGTGG ATAATGAGCTGGTGAAGTCTGTGATTAAGAAAGTGCTTGTGAACAGTAAAGGCCAGGACTCCCAG TATTTGTGGTTGAAGCCTCCAGGTAAAGATGCAAATGACCACTCGGGACAGACGGCCAGGAAAAGCGCAGGAAAACCTACTTACAGAATCG GCTCACGGCGAGTATCTTCAGCAACGTGTGGAGGGAGGCCTCCTCGACCTGGCAGTACTGGCTATATCCCATGGCGCACTGCAGCTCGGGCCAAACTTCAGAG GGGTCTCCCTCAGAGTGCAACAACAGCGCATCTGAGCTTTCAg AATGCCTCCTCCATTCGAGTCACATTGGAGTCAGAGAGCGAGTCGGAGTGtgaagaaaatgaaagtgtATCACAACGTTTGTGTGCACTGAGTGCTCGTGAGAACATTGCCAGCAGCCAGTTCAGACGTCTACAATCAGATTACAGGAATCTGCAG GAGCAGCTGGAGGAATGCAGGCTGAGGCTCAGCGAGGAGAGAAACGCAAGATTGAAAGCCACTTCTCGTGTTGTCGAG CTGGAGTTAGAGAACAGTCGCCTGCGCAGTGTGAATCAGTCTCTGTCAGAAGCTCACATCAGTCACTCTGTCTTGGAGGATGAACAAGTGCTGGACAGCATTGAGGCTTCCTTTCACAAATTCCATGCCTTCCTTGACCTGCTTAAAGATGCCGG GCTGGGTCAGTTGGCGTCCGTGGCCGGGATTGAGCAGTCAGACTTCGGGCTTCTGAATCGTCCTCAGCTCTCTTCTACACACCGAAGAGGACATGAAGACCAGGCCAGCCAGCAGAGGAAAGACAGCATGGCT GTAACAAACAACAACCTTCAAAAACCATCAAGACTTCAATCCACCACATCCTCCTCTGCACCTTCTGTGGTCTCCAAGAACTCTCGTCATCTCCACTCCCCACAGGAGGTGATCCTCACTCCAGCTGCACTCCACTCCAACCCCTCACCTTCTCCTTTGGACCATCCCGAAGCTCTTCAGATGCAGCAAAGTGTCTCTCCCACCCATTCAAACTCAAACAGGGAGTCTGGCTCTGATAAACTCCGAGGCAGCCGAGGCTCAAAATCAGGCAGTTCAGCCAGCAGTGTTCTTCatagtgttcacagtaaactcTCTTATTCTTACAGAGAGGACTTCTCAGAGGGGAAGCTCTCTCCGGCTCTGAGCTCCAGATCTTCCAGCATGTCTCAGTTTGGTTCTGAGAGACTCAGTGTCTCTGAGGGCCTGAGGAGTGCTGGTGGATTGGCTGGTCTCTAG
- the cep78 gene encoding centrosomal protein of 78 kDa isoform X3, with protein MHGWMDGWMDGSYCLTQVENFQLSSYKPSVRKKIPAIHSKSMTFQLCKAVQKCLGVSHSLKTLHLHGLPLRERDLDTLTKGLSKSVSLEHLSLAHCPIADDGLETICQSVKYSATIKTVDFTACNITWRGAEHLVNIIKNQAVRRHGTAWVETLRYRKAEFEAMGGLRRITLNENILIGDRGVTSLAQELTEDLWVKAVDLQRCGISNDGARVLENMLQSNTTLCVLDIRRNPLVDNELVKSVIKKVLVNSKGQDSQYLWLKPPGKDANDHSGQTARKSAGKPTYRIGSRRVSSATCGGRPPRPGSTGYIPWRTAARAKLQRGLPQSATTAHLSFQNASSIRVTLESESESECEENESVSQRLCALSARENIASSQFRRLQSDYRNLQEQLEECRLRLSEERNARLKATSRVVELELENSRLRSVNQSLSEAHISHSVLEDEQVLDSIEASFHKFHAFLDLLKDAGLGQLASVAGIEQSDFGLLNRPQLSSTHRRGHEDQASQQRKDSMAVTNNNLQKPSRLQSTTSSSAPSVVSKNSRHLHSPQEVILTPAALHSNPSPSPLDHPEALQMQQSVSPTHSNSNRESGSDKLRGSRGSKSGSSASSVLHSVHSKLSYSYREDFSEGKLSPALSSRSSSMSQFGSERLSVSEGLRSAGGLAGL; from the exons atgcatggatggatggatggatggatggatgggtcgTATTGCCTCACACAAGTAGAGAATTTCCAGCTCA GTTCCTATAAGCCGTCCGTCAGGAAGAAGATTCCTGCTATCCATTCAAAGAGCATGACGTTTCAGCTTTGCAAAGCTGTGCAGAAATGCCTTGGTGTTTCACACAGTCTTAAAACGCTCCACTTGCACGGGCTGCCTCTGAGAGAGCGAGACCTTGACACACTCACTAAg GGTTTGTCCAAGAGTGTGTCATTGGAACATTTGTCTTTGGCACACTGTCCCATTGCAGACGATGGACTAGAGA CTATCTGTCAGAGTGTGAAGTATTCAGCAACCATTAAAACGGTGGATTTCACTGCCTGTAATATTACATGGCGAGGTGCAGAGCATTTGGTAAACATTATAAAG AACCAGGCAGTGAGGCGACACGGAACGGCGTGGGTGGAGACCTTGCGATACAGGAAGGCAGAGTTTGAGGCGATGGGCGGGCTTCGTAGGATCACACTTAATGAAAACATTCTAATCGGCGACAGAGGAGTGACATCCCTCGCTCAGGAGCTCACAGAGGACCTGTGGGTCAAAG CAGTGGACCTGCAGCGGTGTGGCATCTCTAACGATGGAGCTCGTGTTCTGGAAAACATGCTACAGTCCAACACCACTCTGTGTGTACTGGACATCCGGAGGAACCCCCTAGTGG ATAATGAGCTGGTGAAGTCTGTGATTAAGAAAGTGCTTGTGAACAGTAAAGGCCAGGACTCCCAG TATTTGTGGTTGAAGCCTCCAGGTAAAGATGCAAATGACCACTCGGGACAGACGGCCAGGAAAAGCGCAGGAAAACCTACTTACAGAATCG GCTCACGGCGAGTATCTTCAGCAACGTGTGGAGGGAGGCCTCCTCGACCTGGCAGTACTGGCTATATCCCATGGCGCACTGCAGCTCGGGCCAAACTTCAGAG GGGTCTCCCTCAGAGTGCAACAACAGCGCATCTGAGCTTTCAg AATGCCTCCTCCATTCGAGTCACATTGGAGTCAGAGAGCGAGTCGGAGTGtgaagaaaatgaaagtgtATCACAACGTTTGTGTGCACTGAGTGCTCGTGAGAACATTGCCAGCAGCCAGTTCAGACGTCTACAATCAGATTACAGGAATCTGCAG GAGCAGCTGGAGGAATGCAGGCTGAGGCTCAGCGAGGAGAGAAACGCAAGATTGAAAGCCACTTCTCGTGTTGTCGAG CTGGAGTTAGAGAACAGTCGCCTGCGCAGTGTGAATCAGTCTCTGTCAGAAGCTCACATCAGTCACTCTGTCTTGGAGGATGAACAAGTGCTGGACAGCATTGAGGCTTCCTTTCACAAATTCCATGCCTTCCTTGACCTGCTTAAAGATGCCGG GCTGGGTCAGTTGGCGTCCGTGGCCGGGATTGAGCAGTCAGACTTCGGGCTTCTGAATCGTCCTCAGCTCTCTTCTACACACCGAAGAGGACATGAAGACCAGGCCAGCCAGCAGAGGAAAGACAGCATGGCT GTAACAAACAACAACCTTCAAAAACCATCAAGACTTCAATCCACCACATCCTCCTCTGCACCTTCTGTGGTCTCCAAGAACTCTCGTCATCTCCACTCCCCACAGGAGGTGATCCTCACTCCAGCTGCACTCCACTCCAACCCCTCACCTTCTCCTTTGGACCATCCCGAAGCTCTTCAGATGCAGCAAAGTGTCTCTCCCACCCATTCAAACTCAAACAGGGAGTCTGGCTCTGATAAACTCCGAGGCAGCCGAGGCTCAAAATCAGGCAGTTCAGCCAGCAGTGTTCTTCatagtgttcacagtaaactcTCTTATTCTTACAGAGAGGACTTCTCAGAGGGGAAGCTCTCTCCGGCTCTGAGCTCCAGATCTTCCAGCATGTCTCAGTTTGGTTCTGAGAGACTCAGTGTCTCTGAGGGCCTGAGGAGTGCTGGTGGATTGGCTGGTCTCTAG